Proteins from one Caretta caretta isolate rCarCar2 chromosome 12, rCarCar1.hap1, whole genome shotgun sequence genomic window:
- the LOC125620562 gene encoding uncharacterized protein LOC125620562 isoform X7: MREAEGQEKPPPRDLAPPGLAGRQVSGLSVCYLQRPTIFQAKNSDRIPECEGMQRLEDERRWLAVPKVYVLQPWILNLLMKYEQVEPRNTQVPGHILNLPEANPVSHVVSRPSLCQSNGRQSFRAFFLCGRHTKASMEAAQLTLAIRSTLTTTRIIQQYMQHQNMATRYRARRRRQRGPVSDQDMDTDFSESMGPDNACIMVLMGQVHAVERRFWARETSTDWWDRIVLQVWDDSQWLQNFRMRRGTFMELCDLLSPALKRMNTKMRAALTVEKRVAIALWKLATPDSYRSVGNQFGVGKSTVGAAVMQVANMITELLLSRVVTLGNVQVIVDGFAAMGFPNCGGAIDGTHIPILAPEHQAAEYINRKGYFSIVLQALVDHKGRFTNINVGWPGKVHDARIFRNSGLFQKLQEGTLFPDQKITVGDVEMPICILGDPAYPLMPWLMKPYTGSLDSSQELFNYRLSKCRMVVECAFGRLKARWRSLLTRLDLSETNIPTVITACCVLHNICESKGETFMAGWEVEANRLAAGYAQPDTRAVRRAQEGAVRIREALKTSFMTGQATV; this comes from the exons ATGCGAGAGGCCGAGGGCCAGGAAAAGCCGCCGCCGCGCGATTTGGCACCCCCCGGactggctggaag GCAGGTCAGCGGTTTGAGTGTGTGTTACCTTCAGAGGCCTACGATCTTCCAAGCAAAGAACTCCGACCGAATTCCAGAGTGCGAAGGAATGCAGCG GTTGGAGGATGAGCGGAGGTGGCTGGCTGTCCCTAAAGTCTACGTCCTCCAGCCTTGGATTTTGAACCTTTTGATGAAATACGAACAGGTGGAACCCAGAAATACACAGGTGCCTGGGCACATCCTGAAC ctccctgaagccaaccctgtaagccatgtcgtcagtcgcccctccctctgtcagagcaacggcagacaatcgttccgcgccttttttctgtgcggacgccataccaaggcaagcatggaggccgctcagctcactttggcaattaggagcacattaaccaccacacgcattatccagcagtatatgcagcaccagaacatggcaacgcgataccgggcgaggaggcgacgtcagcgcggtcccgtgagtgatcaggacatggacacagatttctctgaaagcatgggccctgacaatgcatgcatcatggtgctaatggggcaggttcatgctgtggaacgccgattctgggctcgggaaacaagcacagactggtgggatcgcatagtgttgcaggtctgggacgattcccagtggctgcaaaactttcgcatgcgtaggggcactttcatggaactttgtgacttgctttcccctgccctgaagcgcatgaataccaagatgagagcagccctcacagttgagaagcgagtggcgatagctctgtggaagcttgcaacgccagacagctaccggtcagttgggaatcaatttggagtgggcaaatctactgtgggggctgctgtgatgcaagtagccaacatgatcactgagctgctgctatcaagggtagtgaccctgggaaatgtgcaggtcatagtggatggctttgctgcaatgggattccctaactgtggtggggccatagatggaacccatatccctatcttggcaccggagcaccaagccgccgagtacataaaccgcaaggggtacttttcgatagtgctgcaagctctggtggatcacaagggacgtttcaccaacatcaacgtgggatggccgggaaaggtgcatgatgctcgcatcttcaggaactctggtctgtttcaaaagctgcaggaagggactttattcccagaccagaaaataactgttggggatgttgaaatgcctatatgtatccttggggacccagcctaccccttaatgccatggctcatgaagccgtatacaggcagcctggacagtagtcaggagctgttcaactacaggctgagcaagtgcagaatggtggtagaatgtgcatttggacgtttaaaggcgcgctggcgcagtttactgactcgcttagacctcagcgaaaccaatattcccactgttattactgcttgctgtgtgctccacaatatctgtgagagtaagggggagacgtttatggcggggtgggaggttgaggcaaatcgcctagctgctggttacgcgcagccagacaccagggctgttagaagagcacaggagggcgcggtacgcatcagagaagctttgaaaaccagtttcatgactggccaggctacggtgtga